In Carassius gibelio isolate Cgi1373 ecotype wild population from Czech Republic chromosome B20, carGib1.2-hapl.c, whole genome shotgun sequence, the following are encoded in one genomic region:
- the LOC127983966 gene encoding ADP-ribosylation factor 6-like — protein sequence MGKMLSKIFGNKEMRILMLGLDAAGKTTILYKLKLGQSVTTIPTVGFNVETVTYKNVKFNVWDVGGQDKIRPLWRHYYTGTQGLIFVVDCADRDRIDEARQELHRIINDREMRDAIILIFANKQDLPDAMKPHEIQEKLGLTRIRDRNWYVQPSCASTGDGLYEGLTWLTSNYKS from the coding sequence ATGGGGAAGATGCTTTCGAAGATCTTTGGGAACAAGGAGATGAGGATATTGATGCTTGGACTTGACGCGGCGGGGAAGACCACGATCCTTTACAAGCTGAAGCTGGGACAGTCGGTCACCACCATCCCAACAGTGGGCTTCAACGTAGAGACCGTCACGTACAAGAACGTCAAGTTCAACGTGTGGGATGTGGGCGGTCAGGATAAGATCCGGCCGCTGTGGCGACACTATTACACCGGCACCCAAGGCTTGATCTTCGTGGTGGACTGTGCGGATCGCGACCGCATCGACGAGGCTCGACAGGAGCTGCATCGCATCATTAACGACCGAGAGATGCGCGACGCCATCATCTTGATCTTCGCCAACAAGCAAGATCTCCCGGATGCCATGAAGCCGCACGAGATCCAGGAGAAGCTGGGCTTGACTCGGATCAGAGATCGCAACTGGTACGTCCAGCCCTCCTGCGCCTCGACGGGTGACGGACTCTACGAAGGGCTCACGTGGCTCACGTCCAACTACAAATCCTAA
- the LOC127984184 gene encoding pre-mRNA-processing factor 39 isoform X2, with amino-acid sequence MEDSGEPMTGMLDTNAPDNGDAPAMEGTDPTATGWTAPPQAPIQQPSALEQYQLYSMEHLKSAAENIDHTSGPPDAGAESLGQQTDTNGQQDEVKPAADGDSESPSNMELEDAPKETTEAVEPAADADPAVTQEPALPADYERLFKVVEDNPEDFNGWVYLLQYVEQENHLEASRKAFDAFFLHYPYCYGYWKKYADIERKHGYIHMADEVYRRGLQAIPLSVDLWLHYITFLRENQDTSDGEAENRIRASYEHAVLACGTDFRSDRLWEAYIAWETEQGKLANVTAVYDRILCIPTQLYSQHFQKFKEHVQSNNPKHFLSEEEFVQLRVELANANKPNGDDAPGEELPPGTDDLPDPAKRVTEIENMRHKVIETRQEVFNHNEHEVSKRWAFEEGIKRPYFHVKALEKTQLNNWREYLDFELENGTPERVVVLFERCLIACALYEEFWIKYAKYLESYSVEGVRHIFKKACTIHLPKKPTVHLLWAAFEEQQGGVEEARRILREMEEAVPGLATVRMRRVSLERRHGHMEEAEALLTDAISNGKNSSEASFYAVKLARQLLKVQKSIGKAKKVLLDAVEKDETNPKLYLNLLELELSGDVQQNETEILACFDRALTSSMSLEQRVIFSQRKLDFLEDFGSDINVLVSAYEHHQRLEAEQESLKRKAENGSEEPDSKRQRTDDQSAASGQMMQDMQANHAGYNYNNWYPYNSWGQNSWGQYGQYGQYNQYYPPPPT; translated from the exons ATGGAAGACTCTG gtGAGCCCATGACCGGGATGTTGGACACGAATGCCCCTGATAACGGGGACGCTCCTGCTATGGAGGGCACTGACCCGACCGCGACCGGCTGGACGGCTCCTCCACAGGCTCCGATCCAGCAGCCGTCTGCTTTAGAACAATACCAGCTGTACTCCATGGAGCATCTGAAGTCTGCAGCGGAGAACATCGACCACACGTCCGGTCCTCCAGACGCCGGAGCGGAGAGCCTCGGGCAGCAGACGGACACAAACGGACAGCAGGACGAGGTGAAGCCGGCCGCAGACGGTGACTCCGAGAGCCCTTCCAACATGGAGCTGGAAGACGCTCCCAAAGAAACCACAGAAGCGGTGGAACCGGCGGCAGACGCAGATCCAGCCGTCACACAAGAACCTGCGCTTCCTGCAGATTACGAGCGGCTCTTTAAAGTTGTGGAGGATAATCCTGAAGACTTCAACGGCTGGGTCTACCTTCTGCAGTATGTTGAGCAGGAG AACCACCTGGAGGCTTCGAGGAAGGCGTTTGATGCCTTTTTCCTGCACTACCCCTACTGTTACGGCTACTGGAAGAAGTATGCAGATATTGAGAGGAAACACGGCTACATACACATGGCCGATGAG GTGTACCGTCGAGGTCTGCAGGCTATTCCTCTCAGCGTGGACCTGTGGCTGCATTATATCACTTTCCTGCGAGAGAACCAAGACACTAGCGACGGAGAGGCGGAAAATCGCATCAGAGC GTCCTATGAGCACGCCGTTCTGGCCTGCGGCACAGATTTCCGCTCCGACCGTCTGTGGGAGGCGTACATCGCTTGGGAGACGGAGCAGGGGAAGCTGGCCAACGTCACGGCCGTGTACGACCGCATCCTGTGTATTCCCACGCAGCTGTACTCCCAGCACTTCCAGAA GTTCAAAGAGCACGTCCAGAGCAACAACCCCAAGCACTTCCTGTCTGAGGAGGAGTTCGTGCAGCTGCGGGTGGAGCTGGCTAACGCTAACAAGCCCAACGGAGACGACGCTCCGGGAGAAGAGCTTCCTCCGGGAACAGACGACCTGCCGGATCCAGCCAAG AGAGTGACGGAGATCGAGAACATGAGGCATAAGGTGATCGAGACCCGCCAGGAAGTGTTCAACCACAACGAGCACGAAGTCAGCAAGCGCTGGGCCTTCGAGGAAGGG ATCAAGCGTCCGTACTTCCACGTCAAGGCCTTGGAGAAGACGCAGCTGAACAACTGGAGGGAGTACCTGGACTTCGAGCTGGAGAACGGGACGCCGGAGCGTGTGGTGGTTCTGTTCGAGCGCTGTCTGATCGCCTGCGCTCTCTACGAGGAGTTCTGGATCAAG TACGCCAAGTATCTGGAGAGCTACAGCGTGGAAGGCGTCCGGCACATCTTCAAGAAGGCCTGCACCATCCACCTGCCCAAGAAACCCACCGTGCACCTGCTCTGGGCCGCGTTTGAGGAGCAGCAAG GCGGCGTGGAGGAGGCGCGGCGGATCCTGAGGGAGATGGAGGAGGCTGTTCCTGGTCTGGCGACGGTGAGGATGAGGAGGGTGAGTCTGGAGCGCCGGCACGGACACATGGAGGAAGCAGAAGCCCTGCTGACGGATGCCATCTCCAACGGGAAGAACAGCAGCGAGGCGTCCTTCTACGCTGTGAAACTGGCCCGACAGCTGCTCAAAGTGCAGAAGAGCATCGGGAAGGCCAAGAAAGTGCTGCTGGACGCCGTCGAGAAGGATGAG ACGAACCCGAAGCTGTACCTGAACCTGCTGGAGCTGGAGTTGAGCGGCGACGTGCAGCAGAACGAGACGGAGATCCTGGCCTGCTTCGACCGAGCGCTGACCAGCAGCATGTCCCTGGAGCAGCGCGTCATCTTCTCCCAGCGCAAGCTCGACTTCCTGGAGGACTTCGGCAGCGATATCAACGT GCTGGTGTCGGCGTATGAACATCATCAGAGACTCGAGGCGGAGCAGGAGTCACTGAAGAGGAAAGCAGAGAACGG CTCAGAGGAGCCGGACTCAAAGAGACAGCGGACGGACGACCAATCAGCAGCCTCGGGTCAGATGATGCAGGACATGCAGGCCAATCACGCTGGATACAACTACAACAACTGGTACCCG TATAACTCGTGGGGTCAGAACTCCTGGGGTCAGTATGGTCAGTACGGTCAGTATAACCAGTACTACCCACCGCCTCCAACATAA
- the LOC127984184 gene encoding pre-mRNA-processing factor 39 isoform X1, whose translation MEDSGEPMTGMLDTNAPDNGDAPAMEGTDPTATGWTAPPQAPIQQPSALEQYQLYSMEHLKSAAENIDHTSGPPDAGAESLGQQTDTNGQQDEVKPAADGDSESPSNMELEDAPKETTEAVEPAADADPAVTQEPALPADYERLFKVVEDNPEDFNGWVYLLQYVEQENHLEASRKAFDAFFLHYPYCYGYWKKYADIERKHGYIHMADEVYRRGLQAIPLSVDLWLHYITFLRENQDTSDGEAENRIRASYEHAVLACGTDFRSDRLWEAYIAWETEQGKLANVTAVYDRILCIPTQLYSQHFQKFKEHVQSNNPKHFLSEEEFVQLRVELANANKPNGDDAPGEELPPGTDDLPDPAKRVTEIENMRHKVIETRQEVFNHNEHEVSKRWAFEEGIKRPYFHVKALEKTQLNNWREYLDFELENGTPERVVVLFERCLIACALYEEFWIKYAKYLESYSVEGVRHIFKKACTIHLPKKPTVHLLWAAFEEQQGGVEEARRILREMEEAVPGLATVRMRRVSLERRHGHMEEAEALLTDAISNGKNSSEASFYAVKLARQLLKVQKSIGKAKKVLLDAVEKDETNPKLYLNLLELELSGDVQQNETEILACFDRALTSSMSLEQRVIFSQRKLDFLEDFGSDINVLVSAYEHHQRLEAEQESLKRKAENGSEEPDSKRQRTDDQSAASGQMMQDMQANHAGYNYNNWYPQYNSWGQNSWGQYGQYGQYNQYYPPPPT comes from the exons ATGGAAGACTCTG gtGAGCCCATGACCGGGATGTTGGACACGAATGCCCCTGATAACGGGGACGCTCCTGCTATGGAGGGCACTGACCCGACCGCGACCGGCTGGACGGCTCCTCCACAGGCTCCGATCCAGCAGCCGTCTGCTTTAGAACAATACCAGCTGTACTCCATGGAGCATCTGAAGTCTGCAGCGGAGAACATCGACCACACGTCCGGTCCTCCAGACGCCGGAGCGGAGAGCCTCGGGCAGCAGACGGACACAAACGGACAGCAGGACGAGGTGAAGCCGGCCGCAGACGGTGACTCCGAGAGCCCTTCCAACATGGAGCTGGAAGACGCTCCCAAAGAAACCACAGAAGCGGTGGAACCGGCGGCAGACGCAGATCCAGCCGTCACACAAGAACCTGCGCTTCCTGCAGATTACGAGCGGCTCTTTAAAGTTGTGGAGGATAATCCTGAAGACTTCAACGGCTGGGTCTACCTTCTGCAGTATGTTGAGCAGGAG AACCACCTGGAGGCTTCGAGGAAGGCGTTTGATGCCTTTTTCCTGCACTACCCCTACTGTTACGGCTACTGGAAGAAGTATGCAGATATTGAGAGGAAACACGGCTACATACACATGGCCGATGAG GTGTACCGTCGAGGTCTGCAGGCTATTCCTCTCAGCGTGGACCTGTGGCTGCATTATATCACTTTCCTGCGAGAGAACCAAGACACTAGCGACGGAGAGGCGGAAAATCGCATCAGAGC GTCCTATGAGCACGCCGTTCTGGCCTGCGGCACAGATTTCCGCTCCGACCGTCTGTGGGAGGCGTACATCGCTTGGGAGACGGAGCAGGGGAAGCTGGCCAACGTCACGGCCGTGTACGACCGCATCCTGTGTATTCCCACGCAGCTGTACTCCCAGCACTTCCAGAA GTTCAAAGAGCACGTCCAGAGCAACAACCCCAAGCACTTCCTGTCTGAGGAGGAGTTCGTGCAGCTGCGGGTGGAGCTGGCTAACGCTAACAAGCCCAACGGAGACGACGCTCCGGGAGAAGAGCTTCCTCCGGGAACAGACGACCTGCCGGATCCAGCCAAG AGAGTGACGGAGATCGAGAACATGAGGCATAAGGTGATCGAGACCCGCCAGGAAGTGTTCAACCACAACGAGCACGAAGTCAGCAAGCGCTGGGCCTTCGAGGAAGGG ATCAAGCGTCCGTACTTCCACGTCAAGGCCTTGGAGAAGACGCAGCTGAACAACTGGAGGGAGTACCTGGACTTCGAGCTGGAGAACGGGACGCCGGAGCGTGTGGTGGTTCTGTTCGAGCGCTGTCTGATCGCCTGCGCTCTCTACGAGGAGTTCTGGATCAAG TACGCCAAGTATCTGGAGAGCTACAGCGTGGAAGGCGTCCGGCACATCTTCAAGAAGGCCTGCACCATCCACCTGCCCAAGAAACCCACCGTGCACCTGCTCTGGGCCGCGTTTGAGGAGCAGCAAG GCGGCGTGGAGGAGGCGCGGCGGATCCTGAGGGAGATGGAGGAGGCTGTTCCTGGTCTGGCGACGGTGAGGATGAGGAGGGTGAGTCTGGAGCGCCGGCACGGACACATGGAGGAAGCAGAAGCCCTGCTGACGGATGCCATCTCCAACGGGAAGAACAGCAGCGAGGCGTCCTTCTACGCTGTGAAACTGGCCCGACAGCTGCTCAAAGTGCAGAAGAGCATCGGGAAGGCCAAGAAAGTGCTGCTGGACGCCGTCGAGAAGGATGAG ACGAACCCGAAGCTGTACCTGAACCTGCTGGAGCTGGAGTTGAGCGGCGACGTGCAGCAGAACGAGACGGAGATCCTGGCCTGCTTCGACCGAGCGCTGACCAGCAGCATGTCCCTGGAGCAGCGCGTCATCTTCTCCCAGCGCAAGCTCGACTTCCTGGAGGACTTCGGCAGCGATATCAACGT GCTGGTGTCGGCGTATGAACATCATCAGAGACTCGAGGCGGAGCAGGAGTCACTGAAGAGGAAAGCAGAGAACGG CTCAGAGGAGCCGGACTCAAAGAGACAGCGGACGGACGACCAATCAGCAGCCTCGGGTCAGATGATGCAGGACATGCAGGCCAATCACGCTGGATACAACTACAACAACTGGTACCCG CAGTATAACTCGTGGGGTCAGAACTCCTGGGGTCAGTATGGTCAGTACGGTCAGTATAACCAGTACTACCCACCGCCTCCAACATAA